The following are encoded together in the Lactuca sativa cultivar Salinas chromosome 1, Lsat_Salinas_v11, whole genome shotgun sequence genome:
- the LOC111907999 gene encoding zinc finger BED domain-containing protein RICESLEEPER 1-like, whose product MFLLLVSGFDIVDGIYKCLKHWEIEDKIFTIFVDNDAYNDRALRRLKEIFSRVRKLTCGGRLFHVRCCAHILNILVKDGLAMIDYVIGEVREDVFPRFAEYEPHFHHLPNDEEWAHVESVCMNVISGSDCPTSNLYLIEVFRVKETLDKGALSKNDFIKTMVTKMKEKFDKYWGECHLVMAIASVLDPRLKMKLVEFSFPTIYSNDEKNIEEVKKALYEMYEEYLEKHDALVREATTPANGCGRNEVSKTTSLGSGLEAFGEFIKNTDLERPEKSELDMYLEEGVYRNQGQNGMDSFKALKWWNVHKLKYRVLSKMAMDVLAIPISTVASEATFSDGGRKEETPIEVLLPTGTNFAGLNLLLGRLTFEF is encoded by the exons ATGTTCCTCCTCCTTGTATCCGGATTTGATATTGTTGATGGTATTTATAAATGTTTGAAGCATTGGGAAATTGAGGACAAGATATTTACGATATTTGTAGATAATGATGCATACAATGACAGGGCATTGAGAAGACTGAAAGAAATCTTTTCTAGAGTGAGAAAACTCACGTGTGGTGGTAGGTTATTTCATGTTAGATGTTGTGCACACATTTTGAACATTCTTGTGAAAGATGGTCTTGCTATGATTGATTATGTTATCGGGGAAGTTCGTGAGG ATGTATTCCCAAG ATTTGCGGAGTACGAGCCACATTTCCATCACCTGCCAAATGATGAGGAGTGGGCGCATGTGGAGAGT GTATGCATGAATGTCATTTCTGGAAGTGATTGTCCAACATCCAATCTGTATTTGATTGAGGTGTTTAGAGTAAAAGAAACTTTGGATAAAGGTGCTCTATCAAAAAATGATTTCATTAAGACTATGGTGACTAAGATGAAGGAGAAGTTTGACAAATATTGGGGGGAGTGCCATCTTGTTATGGCGATAGCTTCAGTGTTAGATCCAAGATTGAAAATGAAGTTAGTAGAATTTAGTTTCCCAACCATATACTCCAATGATGAAAAGAACATTGAAGAAGTCAAGAAAGCACTTTACGAAATGTATGAGGAGTATTTGGAAAAACATGATGCATTAGTCCGAGAAGCTACAACTCCTGCAAATGGATGTGGACGAAATGAAGTGTCAAAAACAACATCACTCGGGTCAGGATTGGAGGCTTTCGGGGAGTTTATAAAAAATACAGATTTGGAGAGACCAGAAAAGTCAGAATTAGATATGTATTTGGAAGAAGGTGTTTATAGGAATCAGGGACAAAATGGAATGGATTCATTCAAGGCTTTGAAGTGGTGGAATGTTCATAAACTGAAGTACCGCGTTTTATCAAAGATGGCTATGGATGTGCTTGCGATCCCGATTTCTACCGTTGCATCTGAGGCAACATTTAGTGATGGGGGTAGA AAGGAGGAAACGCCCATTGAGGTTTTACTACCTACAGGGACAA ATTTTGCTGGATTGAATTTGCTTCTAGGAAGattgacttttgagttttga